ACCGTCGCCGTCGCTGTCCACCGCCCTCACCATCCGCCGGCAATCCTCAATGCTACACTTTTCCCCTAATCCCCTCAACACTCTCATAATTTCCTCTGCACTAATCTTCCGATCCCCATTCAAATCAAACGTCTTAAAAGCAAATTCCACATCTCTCGCCTGAACTCCGTCCCCACTCTGGTGAACCTCCATGAACTCCTTCAAGTTTATGTACCCATCGCCGTCGGTATCCACCGCCCTGAAAATCTTCTGCACCTCCTCCATCGAGTTCCCTCTCCCCAGCGCCTTAAGAACTCCCCTGTATTCGTGCTTTGAGATCAGCCCATCTCTGTTCGTGTCGAACTTGTTGAAGATCTGCTTGATCTCCTCCGTGCTCGGTTGCAGAGCCCGCCGGACGCCGGAGCTCTGCCGGTCCTTGAAGGAGAACAGTCGGGAGGGCTCCCGGAGGAACTTTTTCTTGGAGACTCTGTATTGCAGGTCGAGGAGATTTGGGTTCATCGGCATTTTTTGTTGGTGGggttgctctgttttttgtggttgaaacagaggaagattgggtttgaaattttgaagatgatCTGAGATGAATTTGATGGGTTTAAATACTGAAAAATGGGGTTTTTATTGGCTGAAAACTTGTGGTGATCGGCGAAGAAAAGTGGAAGCTTTGGAGTCTGTGCGTAAAGGAACAACAGAATACGTATAAAGTAAGAGACctaaaaaaacagagtagaacaaaggaaagaatatgattctcttttaaatatttcttttctattttaaaaatatatcttttaattatcCCCGGCACGATACTTATATGctgtaagccgttgttgttgcctttttggTTGCCatctctcaaatcttgctGTCAAAACTCTCTGCCTGTTTTCTAATCTTGAACCTAGGGCCAACGACTTGAGCATACATCTCTgtaattcttcttcaaccgTCTGATACGGCGGCCGATGGTAGTAATGGTGGGAGGAGGGGTTGAATAGTAAGTTTGGTATCGATTGTGACAATGCTTAAATTGatcatcaaatttaatttttcttcgaTTTATGTCGTGAAATTAATATTCGTAATGATGAGGAATATTTGGaagtatagtttttttttttagtgaggAGGGTtggagaataaaaatatttgtgtgGCTATCATTTGTGCTATGCACCAACAGGGaggaatgttttttttccttttctttttctttttggactttggTTAGATGGATGAATTTAATGAGAACAAATCGATCACTTTAGATGAAGATCGGGTACATGATTGAGATGCTTGAAATACACGAATGGAGCTTAAAGTTAAAGTTAGTAAATGCTTCGTTTTAAATGATATCGAATGTGTTCTTTTGGTTTAAAGAGAATAATAGTAGAATATATGTTTGTGGttcatgaaatttataaaacaattATATGATCTTGTATTTATGTTCTAAAATCTcgtaattcattatttaattttaataattattttaattattttatttataaattaatattatgtattgaat
This sequence is a window from Cucurbita pepo subsp. pepo cultivar mu-cu-16 chromosome LG04, ASM280686v2, whole genome shotgun sequence. Protein-coding genes within it:
- the LOC111792784 gene encoding calmodulin-like protein 1; translated protein: MPMNPNLLDLQYRVSKKKFLREPSRLFSFKDRQSSGVRRALQPSTEEIKQIFNKFDTNRDGLISKHEYRGVLKALGRGNSMEEVQKIFRAVDTDGDGYINLKEFMEVHQSGDGVQARDVEFAFKTFDLNGDRKISAEEIMRVLRGLGEKCSIEDCRRMVRAVDSDGDGMVDIDEFMTMMTRSVM